In the Cucurbita pepo subsp. pepo cultivar mu-cu-16 chromosome LG17, ASM280686v2, whole genome shotgun sequence genome, CTACAGCGGCGGAAGTATGGCGCAGCACATTAATGTCAACCTTCTGGCCGGCCTGGCAGTGGCCGGGAACGCCGCAGACGAAAAAATGATGGCCTCTGATTGTAATAGCGATGGTGTCGTTGCCGGACGTGTGGGTCTCCAGAGGCGCCGAGACATTGCAGGATTTGTACATAGCATGCGTCACTCTCATCACGTTGTGAAATTGGGGGTTGTACTCAAatactaaacaaaaaaacaaattttttttccaaataattcaaactttttattaattacaattaaaaaaatttaatcttgaTCGGAAACTTACCGACAACGTCGCCGACCTGGAAAGTCTTGGTTGCAGCCCACTGCTTGTAGTCAACACCGCCGATGATGGTCCATCCAGCGGCGTCTCCGACCTTATAAACCGTCGCAGCAGCTAGCTCCGGTCCCATCGTCATGACAACAAACACCGCCGCCATCAGCGCCGCCACTCTCTCCGCCGCAAAACCcattttctcctctctcaaatttctctccgctcaaaagaaattttgatgGATGAGTTAAAAAGGGGTCAATTTATATACTCtgttttacaaaatttatttatttattttacaaaaaaaattaatttctgtTTAAGGGTGGACCCGTTTTGGGCATTGGATCTTAGAATTtaagcaattttttttaaggaaaaaaagtaatttatatccttaaattttgggattaatttaaatttaaaattaataacgatatcaattaaaattcttttaaataaaaataattataaatatttaattaagagtcatttaacttttaaccattttttgtGGTCGTTTAATCAcaatttatttacaataagagaatcatttttaattaaggcAATTGATTTTTTcgcaataaattaaaagagaaaatatttatgggtttaataattttgacttTAGAAGAATAAGAATACGATACTATATGTCTTTTTTCCTTTACTGAACTTTTTGTGGGACCATTAGTTGTTGGACTTGAAGACCTTCCAAGGAAAGAATACAAGGTTCGGGTCGAGGAACTAAATCGTTCGTAGGTAGCGTATCATACAAATTGAATACAATGTATGGATTTGTCTCCcggacgcattttaaaacctttgagggaaagcccataaaaaaaatctcaaaagagACAATACCTGCAAGTAGTAGGCttagttgttacaaatggtactagaGACAGACAACAAGCAGTGTGCAAGCAAGCACGTTAGgtccccaaggagggtggattgtgaggtcccacgttggttggaaagtagaacgaaatatttcttataagggtgtagcacatggggttaaaaaaaaactgtgaAACTCACGGTAACGtgtcaaagtagacaatatttgctaacagtgggctGTAAGACTGATTGTGATATGTAACAGACTAAatcagacaatatttattaacaatGAACTtgtttacatttatttaataaaagatcTATCGGTTTTCTTTCGTTTGATAGAGACGGGTAACTAAGTGGGTATTAACATTTTGGGAGCTCTTTAAAACGAGTATCGTTTTTGCACCAAATTTGAATTCGACCATTTGAATATTTGGTGGTGGAtcgttttttttatgattcaATTTATTGGAATGTTGTTTAGATATGATGTTGTCTTTAAGTTAGAGCAACAATTAATTAGACTTTTAGAGGTTGCTTTTTGcttaacatttttcttttaatatggATTCTTTCAGAATATTTGATCGATGTCTCTCGTCACCATCACCATAATTTGGTGAACAATTATTATCATCTATTACGTTCGTTCGCTATGAGATGATGATAAACGAGGTAGATTTCAAATTACTTGCAACAGTAGACCAATAATCGAtctatattaattaaaagcaCGATCGAAGattatgaatttgttttttttttaaaatcataatttagttggtatatatatatatatatattttatatatatatcggtGTAGTCTGTTACACAATCTCACATAATATCGTTCTCGACCCCTGACACTTTCAAGGataaattagtatttaatttGAGCCAATAGAAGGTGAGCCAGCTCGATTATCAGTTGATCAAACAAACTATTAGATCGAGCCTGAGAATGGTCAACAAGTACCTTAGTGCATGCAAGTGGTGGTCTCGGTATCTCAAAACATAGTCTAGACATGTTTTATTTCGTGAATGGGCTATGTGGCATGCCTTGATTTGTCTTGTGACaagaacaattattttttcattaaaaaaataaaatagagattATTCTATTAAGAAACTGAAAGCTCGGAATAACCAACGGTAATGTTCAGataccaaaataatattttatcttaaatttattttttatgctcGATGTGTTATAGAACGACTCTTATTTTGAACCTAtagatattaatattttatcgaTTTCTAATTGGTTCGAGATACGCACGAAAAATGACGAAAAGGGTATTAACAAATGAGATGAAGAGAGAGGATTTTGAAAGGATAAAATTGGGATAAAGATAAGTTGGTATCACAAACATCAAAAACCAAAAGGCGATGgcagtcccacatcaattTTTGCTACTCGTGTTATGTTAACTTTAATATTAGGAGTGTGCAcgtaatttaatattacagAAAGCGTAACCAAAGTTTCACAGtgaaagaaatataataaatcaGATCAGAATACAGAATGACAGACAACAAAAGTAGATAATGTCTAAACCAGTATAGAAAATCAATGTAAGCAGCGCTCGTGAAGTTTCTTCTCCCTCTTCGATGACGGGTTCGGCTCGTTTTCTTCGTCTCGTAACTTCCGTCTCCTCCTCATCTCCTCCTCATCTAGCTCAACTCCATTGATTTTTCAAGTAAGTTTCTACAATTTATAATGTAATGAACCGACATGTCGGCTCTGTTACAGAGAGTTGTGGGCCATCAAAAACAGGATTGAGACTGGTTTAGGGCCCTATGGCTCACAATCTTGGCCCAAGCCCAGATTGATGGAGATAAGATAGTCTTGGCAGAGGTATCAATGGTGAAATTCCCATCTTGCCCCTCTCACTCACTCTAACCGTCTTGGTTCAAACATTACTTGGCTACATATCgatattgtgagattccacgtcggttggagaagataacgaaatattccttatgtATCGgtgaattaattttatatatttttaatataaaactataca is a window encoding:
- the LOC111779001 gene encoding mavicyanin-like, whose protein sequence is MGFAAERVAALMAAVFVVMTMGPELAAATVYKVGDAAGWTIIGGVDYKQWAATKTFQVGDVVVFEYNPQFHNVMRVTHAMYKSCNVSAPLETHTSGNDTIAITIRGHHFFVCGVPGHCQAGQKVDINVLRHTSAAVAPSPSVPLVIPTPAPAPSGAATRLGGGLALLALLFSVVA